One genomic region from Lujinxingia vulgaris encodes:
- a CDS encoding bifunctional metallophosphatase/5'-nucleotidase, translating into MIWTPRVVAALASLALVACSSGSAPDAPPIETPPAAENAEPVNLRVLAFNDFHGALEGPSGKVWVDGEKVETGGAAYLAAHINAERDAVDNALVVAAGDLVGASPLVSALLHDEPTIEVMNALGLEATAVGNHEFDEGYQELQRIAEGGCHPTAGCREGYTYEGPTFSYLAANVRITGEEDTLLPPYIIRDFDGVKVAIIGMTLEDTPSAVVPTAVEGLEFYDEVETVKALLPELEAEGVATAIVLLHEGGVIHGEQTDIGECPDVQGAIVPIAEAMPALVSVIITGHTHAAYVCEFGDKLVTAAQSFGRVVTAIDMTIDRQTGEVLERSARQRAVTRDVEPDAEIATLIDTYAEISAPLAERVVGSLTAPISRERDASGQSPLGKLIADAQLAATAGADIGGAQVAFMNPGGIRSSLEPNAEGNLTFADLHTCQPFGNTLVTMTLTGQQIHTLLEQQWINPDRTHMLGVSEGFSYTWNADAPTGERVDPTSMALNGEVIDLQANYRVTVNNFLSTGGDGFAVLTEGTERVVGPIDLDALVTYVEENSPLSAPEDERVMVIGQSAAAAE; encoded by the coding sequence ATGATCTGGACCCCTCGTGTTGTCGCCGCGCTCGCTTCGCTCGCGCTTGTTGCCTGCTCCTCGGGCTCCGCCCCCGACGCGCCCCCCATCGAGACACCTCCGGCCGCCGAGAACGCCGAGCCGGTCAACCTGCGGGTGCTGGCCTTTAACGACTTCCACGGCGCGCTGGAGGGCCCCTCCGGCAAGGTCTGGGTCGATGGTGAGAAGGTTGAAACCGGCGGCGCAGCCTACCTCGCTGCGCATATCAACGCCGAGCGCGACGCCGTCGATAACGCGCTGGTGGTGGCCGCAGGCGATCTAGTGGGCGCCTCACCGCTGGTCTCCGCGCTGCTCCACGATGAGCCCACCATCGAGGTGATGAACGCGCTCGGCCTCGAAGCGACCGCCGTGGGTAACCACGAGTTCGATGAGGGCTACCAGGAGCTTCAGCGCATCGCCGAGGGCGGCTGCCACCCCACCGCCGGCTGCCGCGAGGGCTACACCTACGAGGGCCCCACCTTCAGCTACCTCGCTGCCAACGTGCGCATCACCGGGGAGGAAGACACGCTGCTTCCGCCCTACATCATCCGCGACTTCGACGGCGTGAAAGTCGCCATCATCGGCATGACGCTCGAAGACACCCCCTCGGCGGTCGTGCCCACGGCGGTCGAAGGGCTGGAATTTTACGACGAGGTCGAGACCGTCAAGGCGCTGCTTCCGGAGCTTGAGGCCGAAGGTGTGGCTACCGCGATTGTGCTGCTGCACGAGGGCGGCGTGATCCACGGTGAGCAGACCGACATTGGCGAATGCCCCGACGTTCAGGGCGCGATCGTGCCCATCGCCGAGGCGATGCCCGCGCTGGTCTCGGTGATCATCACCGGCCACACCCACGCCGCCTACGTCTGTGAGTTTGGCGACAAGCTGGTGACCGCCGCGCAATCTTTTGGCCGCGTGGTCACCGCCATCGACATGACCATCGATCGCCAGACTGGCGAGGTGCTCGAGCGCAGCGCGCGCCAACGCGCGGTCACCCGCGATGTGGAGCCCGACGCCGAGATCGCCACCCTGATCGACACCTACGCCGAGATCTCCGCTCCCCTGGCCGAGCGCGTCGTCGGAAGCCTCACCGCGCCCATCAGCCGCGAGCGCGACGCCTCGGGCCAGTCGCCCCTGGGCAAGCTCATCGCCGACGCCCAGCTCGCTGCGACCGCCGGCGCGGACATCGGCGGGGCGCAGGTCGCCTTTATGAATCCCGGCGGCATCCGCTCCTCGCTGGAGCCCAACGCCGAGGGCAACCTCACCTTTGCCGACCTGCACACCTGCCAGCCTTTTGGCAACACGCTGGTCACCATGACGCTGACCGGCCAGCAGATTCACACCCTGCTTGAGCAGCAGTGGATCAACCCGGACCGCACCCACATGCTCGGCGTCTCGGAGGGCTTTAGCTACACCTGGAACGCCGACGCCCCGACTGGCGAGCGCGTCGACCCCACCAGCATGGCCCTCAACGGCGAAGTCATCGACCTGCAGGCGAACTACCGCGTCACCGTCAACAACTTCCTGAGCACCGGCGGCGATGGCTTTGCCGTGCTCACCGAAGGCACCGAGCGCGTCGTCGGCCCCATCGACCTCGACGCCCTGGTGACCTACGTCGAAGAAAACTCCCCGCTGAGCGCCCCCGAAGACGAGCGCGTGATGGTCATCGGCCAGAGCGCCGCAGCCGCCGAATAA